The Microbispora sp. ZYX-F-249 region ACGACAAGAACCCGGACGAACGCTGGGACAAGCCGACAGAGGTATGAGGAGGACGTCATGACCATGGGAGTCGACCCGCGGGACCTGGGCGACGAGGACCTGCTCCGCGAGTTGCGCCACCTGCACGAGACCCGGTCGGAGACGCTCTTCCACGGGTCGGACGACGCGCTGGAGCGCCACACCTCGCGGACGCAGGAGCTGGAGGGCGAGTACCTCGCACGCTACCCGGACCGGC contains the following coding sequences:
- a CDS encoding DUF6158 family protein, producing the protein MTMGVDPRDLGDEDLLRELRHLHETRSETLFHGSDDALERHTSRTQELEGEYLARYPDRQVDPERLREGARQRSA